CTGACCGAGCGGGCGGTGTATCTCTCGTCGGACTCCGACGAGCGGATGATCTTCGTGATTCCATGGCGCGACTTCTCGCTGGTCGGCACCACCGACACGGACTTCGACGGCGATCCCGACCGCCTGTGGGCCACCCGCGGCGAGGTGGAGTACCTGCTCGCAGCGGTGCGCCGCGTCCTGCCCGACCCGCGCGTCTCGCTCGAGCACGTGGCCTACACCTACGCGGGGGTGCGCCCGCTCGCTTTCGAAGAAGGCGCCGCCGCGTCCAGGGTCTCGCGCGATCACCGCGTGGTGCTGGAGGGCAACGAGGGACGGCTCATGTCGGTGACCGGCACCAAGCTCACCTGCTTCCGCAGCCTCGCCGAGGAGGTGGGCGACCTCGTGGCGGCGCGGTTGCAGCGGCGCCAGCCCTCGGTCTCCGCCCGGCTGAGCCTCGACGGGCTCGACGAGGATGTGGCGAAGCTCGAGGCCCGCGCCTGGCTCGACGTCTCCGCGGAGATGGCGGCCACCGGCCTGCCCCGCGACACTTTGCAGATCCTCGTGGACACCTACGGCCGGGGCTACACGCGGGTGCTCGAGCTCGCCAAGAAGTTCCCCGACGGCGCCGAGCGGCTGTGCCCGTCCAATCCCGAGATCGTCGCCCAGCTCCACCAGGCGGTGCGGGAGGAGATGGCGGTGTCGCTCCAGGACTTCCTCATCCGCCGCACCGCCATCGGCCAGAGCCTCTGCCAGGGCCTCGACTGCGCGGAGTCCATCGGCCGGCGCATGGCCGACGTCGCCGGCTGGTCCTCGCGCCGGCTGAGCGCCGAGCTCGAGGCTTACCAGAAGTACGTCGACCGCTCTCACCGCTTCCGCCAGGCCGCGTCATAGCCCTGCAATAGGGGCGTGGCATCATCGCCGCGCCTGAATTAGAATACGCGCCGGAGCCGCTCGTACGTGCGACCACCGGTACTCACACTAACCTCGCAGCAAGGGGGAACCGGCATGACTCGTCGATCGTTCACGCTCCTCATGGGCCTTCTTCTCGCGGTGACGATGGTCGTCGCCGTCGCGCCGTCACGCGCGCAGCAGAAGGTGCAGGTGGAGTTCTGGCACGGTCTCCCGCAGCCGCTCGGCGGCATCCTCGAGAAGATCGTGGCCGACTTCAACGCCTCGCAGGCCCAGTACCAGGTGAATCCGAGCTTCAAGGGCTCGTATCCTGAGACCATGGTGGGCGCGATCGCGGCGTTCCGCGCTGGCAACGCGCCGCACATCGTGCAGATGTTCGACGTGGGGACGGCGACGATGATGTCGGCGCGCG
This region of Candidatus Methylomirabilota bacterium genomic DNA includes:
- a CDS encoding FAD-dependent oxidoreductase — translated: LTERAVYLSSDSDERMIFVIPWRDFSLVGTTDTDFDGDPDRLWATRGEVEYLLAAVRRVLPDPRVSLEHVAYTYAGVRPLAFEEGAAASRVSRDHRVVLEGNEGRLMSVTGTKLTCFRSLAEEVGDLVAARLQRRQPSVSARLSLDGLDEDVAKLEARAWLDVSAEMAATGLPRDTLQILVDTYGRGYTRVLELAKKFPDGAERLCPSNPEIVAQLHQAVREEMAVSLQDFLIRRTAIGQSLCQGLDCAESIGRRMADVAGWSSRRLSAELEAYQKYVDRSHRFRQAAS